The Desulfonatronum lacustre DSM 10312 region TTCAAGAACTCGAACCGGCTCCGGATTATCGGCTGGTGATATCCGAAGAGCTGCGTCGCCGCGCCCGGTTTCAGCTCCAGGCGGCCCTGGAATTCGAGACGGACGCCCCGACGTCGGGAGAGCATCTTCGTGCCCTGGAGCTTCCGCCCTCCGGCAACGAGAGGGCCAGGGAACTCGCACGAAGTTGGGCCACGACGACCATGGACGAGCGGACCGTGGTGGACCAAGCCTTGGATTTCTTCCGCGACGAGACCTTTGACTACACCCTGCGTCCGCCCTTGCTGCGCGAGGAGGCCGTGGACGACTTTCTGTTCCGGACCCGGAGCGGGTATTGCGAGCACTATGCATCGGCCTTCACCTTCCTGATGCGCGCCGCCGGCATTCCGGCCCGGGTGGTCGTCGGCTATCAGGGCGGGGACCGCAATCCCTTGGGAGACTACTTCGTGATCCGGCAGTATCACGCCCACGCCTGGAGCGAAGTCTGGTTGGAGGAAACCGGCTGGACCCGTGTGGATCCGACCACGGTGCTCGCACCGGAACGGATCGATGTGGGTGCCGGGGCCCTGGTGCCGAATATCGACATGCCCAGAGTGCTTTCCAGCCGGGAAATGGGGTGGGTGATCAGCGCCTGGCGCGGCCTGACCCAGGGCTGGGACGCGGCCAATACGGTTTGGAATCAATGGGTCCTGGATTTCGGCTTCGAGCGGCAGCGCCGTTTTCTGGAGCGTTTCGGCCTGGCCGGAACAACCCGTCTGGAACGCCTCGGCCACCTGGCCCTGGCCCTGAGCCTGAGCTTTGTCGCCGCGGCCCTGGTCTACGGTTTGATCCTGCTCCGCTCACGCCCGCCCGAGGACGTCCTGGACACAACCTACGCCAGGTTCTGCCGCCGTCTGGCCAAAATCGGCATCCCCCGCTTTCCTCAGGAAGGGCCAAGAGATTACGCCCTTCGAGCCGCCGGGCTGCGCCCGGACCTGGCCGAATCAATCATGGCCGTCAGCGAGGGCTACATCCGATTGCGCTACGGGGCGTCCCCGTCGTTTGCCTCGGACACGGCCTCTCTCAAGGCCCAACAGGACGAATTGATCCGGATGGTTCGCGCATTTCGCCCCAAGCCGAACTGACCAGAACCGCGAGAGATGAGGTCGGAATATGCGCCCTGCCGTGCTACCTGACGGCACTGGATCAGGCGATCCGGATCAATCCGACCTGACGGCCGGTTGTCTTGTCGCGGCGGTAGGAGAAGAAGGTTTCAGGCAGGCCGGCGGTGCAGAGGTCCAGGCCGAAGACGTGGGCCGGGCGGAGGCCGGCGGCCAGGAGTTGATCCCGGGTCAGCCGCCAGAGGTCCACGGTTTTGGCTTCGGAGTCGAAGTAGTCGAGGAATGCGTCGCCCCATTCCAATTCAAAGTTGACGAACTCACTGGCGCCGGGTCCCAGACTGGGGCCGCGCACGGCCAGAACGTCTTCGGGACGAAGGTTGTAGGCCCGGCAAAACGCGGCTACGCCTTTTTGGGGGAAGCCCTGGCGGTTGCCGCGCCAACCGCAGTGCAGGGCCGCCACGTGCCGTCCGCCCCGATGGGCCAGGAGGATGGGCTGGCAGTCCGCGATTTTCACGATCAGGGCCAGACCGGGGCGGGAGGTGGCCGAGCCGTCGGCCTCCAGGGTGGGGCGCGGGGAGACGGCGTCATCACCCGTTCCCGCATCCGTTCCCGCACTTGGCGGGCCTGGTTCGATGATCATTTCCACGCCGTGGACCTGCCTGGTCTCGAACCAGTGGCCGAAGTCCAGCCTACGTTGCAGAATCTGACGGTTGGCCAGGACCCTGGCGTCCTCGTCCCCCACTTCAAGGGAGAAATTGGCCTCGGCGTAGGGCCCTTGGCTCACGCCGCCCAGCCGGGTGGTGAAGGCCGCCTGGATGTTCGGCAGGCCGGGAAAGGAAAAGGGGATGATGGTCATCGCGGGGGGCGGATGGTTTCCCGCTCCGTGCAGACCACGCGCACGGGCTGGTCGTGGGCTTCCCGGGGCAGGTGGTCCAGCAGGGTGTCGTGGAAGGTCGGGCCGATGGTCAGGATGTGTGGATCGAGCCGGGAAAGCAGGCGGTCATAGTAGCCGCCGCCGAAGCCCAGCCGGTATCCGTCGCGGTCAAAGGCCAGGGCCGGGACCAGCACGGCGTCCGCGTCGTGCGGAGCGCACTGGGTGCAAACCCGGCGGTCCGGCTCAAGGATGTCGTAGCGGCCGGGCAGCAGTTCGTCTTTGGACCGAAATTCCAGGAAATCCATATCCCCGAAGCGTTCCGGGCAACAGCAAGGGGCCAGGGTGCGGACACCCCGGCCCCAAAGTTCCTGGATCAGCGGCCACGTGTCCACTTCGCCCGGCAGGGGCAGATAGACCAGGACGGTCCGCGCCCCGCCGAGTATCCGGGCCCACTCGGGCAGGCCGCGAACCCGGTGGAGAATCAGCTCGTGGACCGCCGGGGCCGCGGCCGACGCCTCGCGCCGGGCCCGCAACCCGCGGCGCAACGCGGCCTTGTCCATTAGTAGCGATAGTATTCCGGTTTGTAGGGGCCGTCCTGGGATACACCCAGGTAGTCGGCCTGGGCCGTGGTCAGGGTGGTCAGGCCCACGCCCAGCTTGCCCAGGTGCAGCCGGGCCACCTTTTCGTCCAGCAGCTTGGGCAGGACGTAGACCTTGTTCTCGTATTTGTCGGGGTTGGTCCACAGTTCGATCTGGGCGATGACCTGGTTGGTGAAGGAGGCGGACATCACGAAGGAAGGGTGGCCCGTGGCGCAGCCCAGGTTGACCAGCCGGCCTTCGGCCAGGAGGATAATCCGCTTGCCGTCCGGGAAGACAATGTGGTCCACCTGGGGCTTGATGTTGATCCAGTTCAATTCGCGGATTCCGGCCACATCGATTTCCAGGTCGAAGTGACCGATGTTGCAGACAATGGCCTGGTCCTTCATCACGTCCATGTGCGCCCGGGTGACCACGTCCCGGCAGCCCGTGGCCGTGACGAAGATGTCGGCCAGAGGCGCGGCCTCTTCCATGGTCAGCACCTGGTAGCCTTCCATGGCCGCCTGCAGGGCGATGATCGGGTCGACCTCCGTGATCAGTACCCGGGCCCCCAGGCCGCGCATGGCCTGGGCGCAGCCCTTGCCCACGTCCCCGTATCCGGCCACCACCACGACCTTGCCGGCCACCATCACGTCCGTGGCCCGCTTGATCCCGTCGGCCAAGGACTCCCGGCAACCGTAGAGGTTGTCGAACTTGCTCTTGGTCACGGAGTCGTTGACGTTGAAGGCCGGGCACATCAACGTGCCGGCTTTTTCCATCTGGTAGAGGCGGTGCACGCCGGTGGTGGTTTCCTCGGACAGGCCGCGCACGCCTTTCATCAGTTCCGGGCGTTTCTCATGCAGCACCTGGGTCAGGTCGCCGCCGTCGTCCAGGAGCATGTTCGGGGTCCAGCCGTCCGGGCCCTGGATGGTCTGATCCACGCACCACCAGTATTCCTCCTCGGTCTCGCCCTTCCAGGCAAAGACCGGAATCCCGGCGGCGGCGATGGCCGCGGCGGCATGGTCCTGGGTGGAGAAGATGTTGCAGGAACTCCACCGGACCTCGGCGCCCAGGTGGATCAGGGTTTCGATGAGCACCGCGGTCTGGATGGTCATGTGCAGGCAGCCGGCAATGCGTGCGCCCGTCAGGGGCTTGGACGGACCGAACTCTTCGCGCAGGGCCATCAGCCCGGGCATCTCGGTTTCCGCGATCTCGATCTCCTGGCGGCCCCATTGGGCCAGGGACATGTCGCGAACCTTGCAGTCCGTGGTAGTATCAGGAATTCTGGTCATTGGTCGTACTCCTTTGCGCTTGACGAAAAAATGAAGATGAAACAAGGGGCGGGCCCCATCGGGACCGTTTGAGCCTGGCCTGGCTTGATCGAGCTTGGACCGGATCGGGCGGGACGGTCGTGTTTGAAAAAAACGAGAAAAACCTATATCCCCCCACGGGTCAAGCGCGGGCAAGCAAAAAGGGGTCAACCCGTGTCCGGATTGACCCCTTGAATTGCATGGGGTGGATGACGCGACTTGAACGCGCGGCCGCCTGGGCCACAACCAGGTGCTCTACCTACTGAGCTACACCCACCGTGTAAGAGACAACTTTTAAGCGAAACATCGTCTTCTCGTCAAGGGGATGCGTCGTCACACCCAGGGCCATTTTGTTCTCTGCAAAATCTCTATAATTTCAGAGCGGTAGATTGCAGCATGTTCAAAGGGAACCCCCAGGGTGGGCCAGCAATCATCGGAATCGAAATCGCTATCGAAATCGGAAAGTTACCAGAAATCGATTTCGATCACGATTTCGATTTCGATACCGATTCAGTGCGCCCGTAGTGCGAGAACAAATCTGTCCTGTCGTCACACCCCATACCTTAACCATAAAGAATACTCCGGAGGATATTTTGGATAAACTGATCATCGAAGGGAACGTCCCCCTGCATGGGCGAATACGGATCAGTGGGTCGAAAAACGCGGCCCTGCCCATTTTACTGGCCTGCATCCTGGCCGAGGGCCCGATCCGCCTGCGCAACGTTCCCAAGCTCAAGGACATCGCCACGACCCTCCAACTGCTGCGCCTTCTGGGCTGCGAGGCAGAGCAGAACGGCGAGACCGTGGTCACCTGCGTGGGGGAGAATCTGATTCCCGAGGCTCCGTACGAATTGGTACGGACCATGCGTGCCTCGGTGCTCTGCCTGGGGCCGCTGCTGGCCCGGCTGGGCAAGGCCGTGGTAGCCCTGCCCGGCGGCTGCGCCATCGGCTCCCGACCAGTGGACCTGCACCTGCGCGGCCTGGAGCGAATGGGCGCCACCTTCGACCTGGAGGCCGGAAACATCATCGGCCGCTGCGACCGGCTCAAGGGAGCGCACATTCATTTCGATTTCCCCACGGTGGGGGGTACGGAAAACCTGCTCATGGCCGCCAGCCTGGCCGAAGGCGAAACCATCCTGGAAAACGCGGCCCGGGAGCCCGAGGTGACCAATCTGGCCGATTTCCTGAACGCCTGCGGCGCGAAGATCCAGGGCCAAGGCACCAGCATCATCCGCGTCCAGGGGGTGGAACGGCTTACCGGTGCCGAATTCAGCGTCATGCCGGACCGGATCGAAGCCGGAACCTTCCTGGTGGCTGCGGTGATCACGGACGGAGAACTCTATCTGGAGAACTGCTCCATGGCCGACCTGGACGCCGTGGTCTACAAGCTGCGGGAAATGGGGGTCTGGCTCCAGGAAGGCAAGACCGGCGTCCTGGCCAAGCGCGGGGCCGATCTGGTGGGAGTGGACGTGATGACCCAGCCTTTTCCCGGCTTTCCCACGGACATGCAGGCCCAGATTATGACCCTAATGGGCTTGGCCGAGGGTTCGGGCACGATCAAGGAAACCATCTTCGAGAACCGTTTCATGCACGTTCAGGAATTGGTCCGGATGGGTGCGCGGATCAAGGTCTCCGGCCAGAACGCCCTGGTCCGGGGCGTGGACCACTACATCGGGGCCCCGGTCATGGCCTCGGACCTGCGGGCCAGCGCCTCCCTGGTCCTGGCCGGTCTCGCGGCCAAGGGCACCACGGAAGTCCGCCGGATCTATCACCTGGACCGAGGCTACGAGGATCTGGAAGCCAAACTGTCCCAGGTAGGGGCACGAATTCGTCGCGTGGCCCAGTAAGCTTATCCCGCGCCCACGTTCGCAACGTCTTGACGTCGTGTTCCTCGGGCGTTAGGAAATCAGGTTCCGCTCCCGTAGCTCAGGTGGATAGAGCGATCGCCTCCTAAGCGATAGGCCGCAGGTTCGAATCCTACCGGGAGCACCATATTTTTCTTAAAAGCCACCGTCGTCACGACGGTGGCTTTTTTGCGGCGACTGCATCCCGGCCACAACGCACGGCTAGACATCTTGACCGTCCAAACGGTTTGCAAGTACCGATTCGGATCGACGCGCAAGCGGTTGGGGATGAAGCATCCTTTCGCCGCCTGTCTCCAGACTCCATTCAAACCCATAAGGAGAGGCCATGACCGCTTCCCCCATTTTCTCCGAAATTCCAAACTTTTATCGCATCATTCCGCTGAAGCAACTCCGGAAAACCCCAGGAGTTTCCTTTGACAACGTGCCCATGGAATTCCTGCCCCGGATCGACGCCATCGACCGGGTGCTGCACGCTCGGAGCGCGGTTTCTCCCGGTCCGGTGGGAGAGGTGGCCCGGCCCTGGTACATGCATCTTTCTCAGGACGACAACCTGATCGTTTTGTACGGGACCCGGCATGTGGACATATACATCCAGGATCATGGGATGCGCAGCTTCACCGTAACGCCGACCCAAATTCTGCAGGACGGCGCGGTGCTGTTCAACGGACCGGCCATGCTGGTCTGGCCGCGTTTCGTGTTCCATCGGATCACCAGCGGCCCGGAAGGGTCGGCCTCGTTGAATTTCGCGGTGCATTACGAAGGGCTGGACATGCGCACCAACTTCAACATCTACGATCTGGACACCGAGACCGGCGAACACCGCGTGATCCGCGAAGGCTTTCGCGATCAGAACAGTTGATCCGAAAAGAGCGCGTTTCATGACCGGAGACTCCGCTTCTTCCCCTCCGCGCACCCCACGCGCCCCATGCAATTTAGACGACCTGCGTTCCGCCGGACTGGGTCTGGTCTTGGGCGGAGGAGCAGCCCGAGGGTTCGCCCATATCGGATTTCTTCAGGAGCTGAGCCGGGCTGGGTTGCGTCCGGCTTGTCTCGCCGGTTCGAGCATCGGCGCGTTCATCGGCGCGGCCTACGCCGGCGGGGATTGGCCGCGCTTCGTGGACCGGGCCCTGACGTTGCAACGGCTGGACCTGCTGCGCATGATCGATCCCGTTTTGGCGAAGTGCGGGCTGATGGACGGGGACAAGGTTCTGGAATTTCTGGCCGGTTTCCTGCGCGTCAAGAACCTGGAGGAGTGCGATCCGCCACTGGCCGTCAACGCCACGGACGCGACAACCGGCGAGGAAGTGGTCATCTCCTCCGGCCCGATCATCCCGGCCGTGCGGGCCAGCATCGCCCTGCCGGGCATGTTCACTCCGGGCAGGGTCGGAGACCGGCTCCTGCTGGACGGAGGGCTGATCAACCCTTTGCCGGTCAACATCTGCCGCGGGATGGGGGCCGAGGTGGTGGTGGCCGTGGACCTCAACGCCCATGTCCTCGAAACCGGAGGGTGCTCGGCCGATCTCGCCGCCGCGGGCCGCAAGCCCAGCCTGTTTTCCGTGCTGATTCACAGCATCTACATCATGCAGCGGACCGTAAACCTGATGCGCCTGGAAAAAGAGCCGCCCGACTTCCTGATTCAGCCGGAACTCCGCGACTTCCGGTTGCTGGATTTTTTCAAGGGCCCGGCCTGTTCGAACGCCGGAGCCCGGGCGGCCCGCGCCTTTCTTCACGATTTGGAATGTCCTGTTCAGATCGGATGACCCCCGAGAACAAAGCGGACCAACCACGCGCCACACCGACATATGCCTGAATACAATCCGTCCATTCGTATCCTGCCCCCGGAACTGCAAAACCAGATCGCCGCCGGCGAAGTGGTGGAGCGTCCGGCCAGCGTGCTTAAGGAGCTTCTGGAAAACAGCCTGGATGCCGGCGCGACACGGATTCAGGTCGTGGTGGATCGCGGCGGTCAGGGATTGATCCAAGTCCAGGACGACGGGTTCGGCATCGCGCCGGACCAGTTGGAACTGGCCGTGACCCGGCACGCCACCAGCAAAATCCTGAGCAGCGAAGACCTGTTCTCCCTGCACAGCTTTGGATTTCGGGGCGAGGCCCTGCCCAGCATCGCTTCGGTCTCTCGCCTGCGTCTGACCTCCCTGGCCAGGGGGGACGAAACAGCCACATTCATCGACGTGGACGCCGGGCGCATCGTCGGCAACGGTCCGGCCGCCCTGCCCGAAGGTACCCGGGTGGAGGTCCGAGACCTGTTCGTCAACGTCCCGGCCAGACTGAAATTCCTCAAGACCACCACCACCGAGGGCAAGCGCTGTCAGGACATCTTTTGCCGGTTGGCCCTGGCCCATCTCGGGGTGCATTTCGACTATACGGTAGGTGGGCGGGCGGCGTTGAATTTGCCTCCCACGGGCGATCTTCGGCAGCGCCTGGCCGCGATTTGGCCGCCCGCGGTCACGGACAGCCTATTGGAAGTGGACCTGGTTCGCGACGGTCAGCGTCTGCGCGGAATGGTCGGTGCGCCGGGCACGGCCCAGGGCCAAGCGGACCGGATGCTGCTGTACGTCAACCAGCGTCCGGTGCAGGACAAGCTCCTGCTGCGCGCGGTCCGGGACGCCTACCAGGGGCGGCTGCTGTCACGGGAGTATCCCCAAACGGCCCTGTTCCTGGAGATTCCACCGGAAGAGGTGGACGTCAACGTCCACCCGGCCAAGTCCGAGGTCCGGTTCCGCGACCAGCAGGGAATTTTTTCCCTGGTCCGGGCCGCCGTGTCCCAGGCTCTGGAACGCTCCGAACCCAAAACCTTCTCCTTGGGCCCCGCCTCCACCGAGCCGCCTGAAGGAGGGAATTCCGCTGGCCGCCTCGCTGATGGTCTCGCGAGAGTCCAACACGACCCTTTCTCTCCAGGAAGACCACCCACCCAGGAAACCACCTATCCGGACGATCCGCGCCCGGGTAATCGTCCCAAGTTTTCCACCCTCCGCGAATACCAGCGACTTTTTCCCGCGGACTCCCGGCCTTCCTCAGTCCCGGTCGCGTCAGTGGAAACAGCGGGTGGCAACGGAGAAACGGCTGGTCCGTTTTTTCAGCCCGCCACCCCTGATCCGATCTCCAAAACACCAGACTCGACCGAATCCGCCCCGGGGGATGTTCACTATCTGGGGCAGGTGCTGAACACCTATCTGGTTCTGGCCACGGCCGAAGGCCTGCTGCTGGTGGACCAGCACGCGGCCCATGAGCGGGTTCTATTTCAGCGCTTGCGTCATTCCGCCCGTCCTGTGCCCCGTGACCTGCTGGTCTCCCTGGAACTGTCCCTGCACCCGGCTCAGCAGGAATCTTTGGAACAGCTCTGGACGACCTTGCCGGAAATCGGGTTTCGCTTGGAGAATCCCCGGCCCGGCCTGCTGCTTGTTCGCGGTCTGCCCGAACATATGGCCACCGGCGCGGCCAAGGAATTCCTCCTGGATCTGCTCAACGACCAGCCCGTTGACCTTGATTTAGGCCGCGACCAGGGCCAAGGACAAGAAGCGAATCTGAAGACGGAAGCGGCCCTCTCCCTTTCCCAAAAGCTGGAGCCGATCTGGCACCTGATGGCCTGCAAGAGCGCCATCACCGCCGGCCAAAAGCTGGATCGCTCAGAAGCGTTGCACCTCTTGGACGCCTGGCTGACTTGCCCGGACCGCTCTTTTTGCCCACATGGACGCCCCATTACGGTCCGTCTGGGGGCCAATGAACTGGAGAAGCTGTTCAAGCGCAAGGGGTAATACCATTTCAAATTCAAAGCTTCTCTTTCGGTCTCGGTATCGGCATCGGAATCGGGGTCGAATTCGGATTGTTGGCGAACAAACAGTATCGATCTCGATCCCGACACCGACCCCGATAACTGTATTTTTTCAAGCGAATAACGCATTGCCGAAGTAGAATCGGTATATGACAATGGACCTCAAGTCATTGACCCGAATTTCCCCCTGGGTGTGGGAGCTGCCGCGAAGCGGGCCGATGCGCGTTCCGGCCCGGATCGTCGGTGACCGCGCCCTGGTCGCGGACATGGACGAGACCGTGGCCCGGCAATTGGCCAACGTGGCCGCCCTGCCCGGCATTGTCGAGGCGGCCCTGGCCATGCCGGACGCCCACAGCGGGTTCGGGTTTCCCATCGGCGGCGTGGCGGCCTTTGACCCGGACCAGGACGGGGTGATCTGCATGGGGGGAGTGGGCTACGACATTGCCTGCGGGGTCCGGGTTCTGCATACGGGCATGCACCGGGATGGGATCCAGCCGCACCTGGAGGCATTGCTGCATGCGTTGCAGCTTCTGGTCCCCGCCGGAGTGGGCCAGGGAGGCGACATGTCCCTCACGGCCCGTGAGCTGGACCGGGTGTTGACCCAGGGAGCCCGGTGGGCGGTGAGCCGGGGATACGGAGAACAAGGGGAGCTGGAGCGGCTGGAAGACGGAGGGACCATGCCCGGCGCGGACCCGGATCAGGTCTCCGTCGCTGCCCGCCAACGCGAAAAACGTCAGCTCGGCACCCTGGGCGCGGGGAATCACTACCTGGAAATCCAGGTCGTGGAGGAGGTCTTGGAACCGAACGCGGCTCAGGTCCTCGGCGTGGCCCCGGGCGATGTGCTGCTCTCCGTGCACTGCGGCTCCCGGGGGCTGGGGCACCAGATCGGCACGGATTTTGTCCGTGTCCTGGGCCAGGCGGCCCGCAAGTACGGCATCCCCGTGCCGGAGAAAGAGCTGGTTTCCGCCCCGATCCGTTCCCCGGAAGGCGAACGCTATTTCTCGGCCATGGCCTGCGGCGCCAACTACGCCATGGCCAACCGCCAGATGATCGTCCACCTGATCCGGGACGCCTTTGCCCGGGTTCTTCCCCAGGCCGTCTTGCGCACGCTGCTCGAGATCAACCACAACACCTGCCGCAAGGAACGCCACCCGGTCCAGGCAGCCACGAAAAGCTTGTTCGTGCACCGCAAGGGCGCCACCCGAGCCTTTGGCCCCGGCGATTCCCAAGTCCCGCCACCGTTTCAGACCATCGGCCAACCCGTGCTGGTGGGCGGAAGCATGGGCACGGCATCCTATATTCTGGTCGGTCGGGAAA contains the following coding sequences:
- a CDS encoding transglutaminase TgpA family protein; this translates as MMIRASRTLLRDPLGSWVWILGPAFLAALPHFARYPAWIGLTCVGLWSLWLSTLQRPGLTPSRMIRFALTLGCVGGVYFSFGYLLGPEPGTALLLLLLALKPFEAKGRRDQIQILFMTYLLVLLQFLHSQSLLVAGYMILVVLIATAALVGVAHPASQTDPRFRLRQASVLLLQALPVMLILFVLFPRLPGSLWGLFQTPRTGLTGLSDTMSPGDISELLQSSEVVFRVTFDDQPPAVGRMYWRALVLWETDGRTWRVGESDRESGRESGQWQVRPLGEPVEYVLTMEAHGQRWLPVLEMPLQGNQGRQRGTSSDALPETPPETPPGTMPATDPDTSLPATPASLPAPQGLTVQELEPAPDYRLVISEELRRRARFQLQAALEFETDAPTSGEHLRALELPPSGNERARELARSWATTTMDERTVVDQALDFFRDETFDYTLRPPLLREEAVDDFLFRTRSGYCEHYASAFTFLMRAAGIPARVVVGYQGGDRNPLGDYFVIRQYHAHAWSEVWLEETGWTRVDPTTVLAPERIDVGAGALVPNIDMPRVLSSREMGWVISAWRGLTQGWDAANTVWNQWVLDFGFERQRRFLERFGLAGTTRLERLGHLALALSLSFVAAALVYGLILLRSRPPEDVLDTTYARFCRRLAKIGIPRFPQEGPRDYALRAAGLRPDLAESIMAVSEGYIRLRYGASPSFASDTASLKAQQDELIRMVRAFRPKPN
- a CDS encoding polyphenol oxidase family protein encodes the protein MTIIPFSFPGLPNIQAAFTTRLGGVSQGPYAEANFSLEVGDEDARVLANRQILQRRLDFGHWFETRQVHGVEMIIEPGPPSAGTDAGTGDDAVSPRPTLEADGSATSRPGLALIVKIADCQPILLAHRGGRHVAALHCGWRGNRQGFPQKGVAAFCRAYNLRPEDVLAVRGPSLGPGASEFVNFELEWGDAFLDYFDSEAKTVDLWRLTRDQLLAAGLRPAHVFGLDLCTAGLPETFFSYRRDKTTGRQVGLIRIA
- a CDS encoding 5-formyltetrahydrofolate cyclo-ligase, translating into MDKAALRRGLRARREASAAAPAVHELILHRVRGLPEWARILGGARTVLVYLPLPGEVDTWPLIQELWGRGVRTLAPCCCPERFGDMDFLEFRSKDELLPGRYDILEPDRRVCTQCAPHDADAVLVPALAFDRDGYRLGFGGGYYDRLLSRLDPHILTIGPTFHDTLLDHLPREAHDQPVRVVCTERETIRPPR
- the ahcY gene encoding adenosylhomocysteinase; its protein translation is MTRIPDTTTDCKVRDMSLAQWGRQEIEIAETEMPGLMALREEFGPSKPLTGARIAGCLHMTIQTAVLIETLIHLGAEVRWSSCNIFSTQDHAAAAIAAAGIPVFAWKGETEEEYWWCVDQTIQGPDGWTPNMLLDDGGDLTQVLHEKRPELMKGVRGLSEETTTGVHRLYQMEKAGTLMCPAFNVNDSVTKSKFDNLYGCRESLADGIKRATDVMVAGKVVVVAGYGDVGKGCAQAMRGLGARVLITEVDPIIALQAAMEGYQVLTMEEAAPLADIFVTATGCRDVVTRAHMDVMKDQAIVCNIGHFDLEIDVAGIRELNWINIKPQVDHIVFPDGKRIILLAEGRLVNLGCATGHPSFVMSASFTNQVIAQIELWTNPDKYENKVYVLPKLLDEKVARLHLGKLGVGLTTLTTAQADYLGVSQDGPYKPEYYRY
- the murA gene encoding UDP-N-acetylglucosamine 1-carboxyvinyltransferase, translated to MDKLIIEGNVPLHGRIRISGSKNAALPILLACILAEGPIRLRNVPKLKDIATTLQLLRLLGCEAEQNGETVVTCVGENLIPEAPYELVRTMRASVLCLGPLLARLGKAVVALPGGCAIGSRPVDLHLRGLERMGATFDLEAGNIIGRCDRLKGAHIHFDFPTVGGTENLLMAASLAEGETILENAAREPEVTNLADFLNACGAKIQGQGTSIIRVQGVERLTGAEFSVMPDRIEAGTFLVAAVITDGELYLENCSMADLDAVVYKLREMGVWLQEGKTGVLAKRGADLVGVDVMTQPFPGFPTDMQAQIMTLMGLAEGSGTIKETIFENRFMHVQELVRMGARIKVSGQNALVRGVDHYIGAPVMASDLRASASLVLAGLAAKGTTEVRRIYHLDRGYEDLEAKLSQVGARIRRVAQ
- a CDS encoding patatin-like phospholipase family protein, whose amino-acid sequence is MTGDSASSPPRTPRAPCNLDDLRSAGLGLVLGGGAARGFAHIGFLQELSRAGLRPACLAGSSIGAFIGAAYAGGDWPRFVDRALTLQRLDLLRMIDPVLAKCGLMDGDKVLEFLAGFLRVKNLEECDPPLAVNATDATTGEEVVISSGPIIPAVRASIALPGMFTPGRVGDRLLLDGGLINPLPVNICRGMGAEVVVAVDLNAHVLETGGCSADLAAAGRKPSLFSVLIHSIYIMQRTVNLMRLEKEPPDFLIQPELRDFRLLDFFKGPACSNAGARAARAFLHDLECPVQIG
- the mutL gene encoding DNA mismatch repair endonuclease MutL, translating into MPEYNPSIRILPPELQNQIAAGEVVERPASVLKELLENSLDAGATRIQVVVDRGGQGLIQVQDDGFGIAPDQLELAVTRHATSKILSSEDLFSLHSFGFRGEALPSIASVSRLRLTSLARGDETATFIDVDAGRIVGNGPAALPEGTRVEVRDLFVNVPARLKFLKTTTTEGKRCQDIFCRLALAHLGVHFDYTVGGRAALNLPPTGDLRQRLAAIWPPAVTDSLLEVDLVRDGQRLRGMVGAPGTAQGQADRMLLYVNQRPVQDKLLLRAVRDAYQGRLLSREYPQTALFLEIPPEEVDVNVHPAKSEVRFRDQQGIFSLVRAAVSQALERSEPKTFSLGPASTEPPEGGNSAGRLADGLARVQHDPFSPGRPPTQETTYPDDPRPGNRPKFSTLREYQRLFPADSRPSSVPVASVETAGGNGETAGPFFQPATPDPISKTPDSTESAPGDVHYLGQVLNTYLVLATAEGLLLVDQHAAHERVLFQRLRHSARPVPRDLLVSLELSLHPAQQESLEQLWTTLPEIGFRLENPRPGLLLVRGLPEHMATGAAKEFLLDLLNDQPVDLDLGRDQGQGQEANLKTEAALSLSQKLEPIWHLMACKSAITAGQKLDRSEALHLLDAWLTCPDRSFCPHGRPITVRLGANELEKLFKRKG
- a CDS encoding RtcB family protein, which gives rise to MTRISPWVWELPRSGPMRVPARIVGDRALVADMDETVARQLANVAALPGIVEAALAMPDAHSGFGFPIGGVAAFDPDQDGVICMGGVGYDIACGVRVLHTGMHRDGIQPHLEALLHALQLLVPAGVGQGGDMSLTARELDRVLTQGARWAVSRGYGEQGELERLEDGGTMPGADPDQVSVAARQREKRQLGTLGAGNHYLEIQVVEEVLEPNAAQVLGVAPGDVLLSVHCGSRGLGHQIGTDFVRVLGQAARKYGIPVPEKELVSAPIRSPEGERYFSAMACGANYAMANRQMIVHLIRDAFARVLPQAVLRTLLEINHNTCRKERHPVQAATKSLFVHRKGATRAFGPGDSQVPPPFQTIGQPVLVGGSMGTASYILVGRETSRTTFASTCHGAGRALSRSQALKLAKGRDVLDSLASQGILIRTNHLKGLAEESPAAYKDIHQVVEATAQAGLTAKVARLAPLACLKG